One Argentina anserina chromosome 6, drPotAnse1.1, whole genome shotgun sequence genomic window, TACGTAACAATTCAAGCATGAACCTCGCttttgtttataaattataatcaaTTCCTATGACAGATAAGTGAACCATACTTGTAGaatgatgatgtcatttttttttcatattctcTGACAGATAAGTGAGTCACTAATAGGGAAGAACCATATTCTTATGTCGGACGGATACAAATATGTTATCGTTGACGCCTTGACGGACAAATCAACACTTCAGACGTTTCAGTATCGCAACCGGGAAATGTGACAGTTGAAACTTGTTCATCCAAAAACAAGGAGTACGTCTTCCGATCCCTTTCAAGGACACTAAGTTCATTTGTGAAATTTTCAAGCAAATCACAAATTGAATTAAGGCTTAGTTTAGCATTGCTTTAATGTGAGGTGAATTGTTTTTAAATGTGTTGTAAAGATAATCGCTTTTGAATTTATTGTGAGAAAAATTGCTTTTAAATATGTTTTGAGCAAAATCAGGGCTGATACTGTGTCTATGAAGGCTTAAGACGAAAAATATTTCGAGGCTCCAAAATAAATGTTAAAAAAAccgtaaatataaaaataaaataaatttattttctatatGTGAGCTATTTATAAGTCACGAGTttaaatttaaacaaattacaaTTATATTATAATCTCTTACATGCTATAagaaaaaacttaaaaatgaaTGTAAAGTTAgactttctttttattataatctcatttaatttgtttagttaatataataataatttttcattatatttaatagtaattaatttttaactcttttttctttattatttttcttatttgagGCCCCCTTAAATGTAGGGCTTTAGGTTGAGCCTACTTGCTCTTGCCCTAGGGCCTGTAGTGAGCAAaatgatttttggtaaattGAAAAAGTTTTAActattattaatttaagtaTTTGGTAAGTTTTAAGTTAATTGTTTGGATGTGTATGATTACCAAAAGGGTTTTTATTCACAATGATCGAAACTATGCTTTGTTCAATATTAGAAAATGTTACCCAACCCCAatctgttcaaattcttcgcTCAACGTCTTCGTCTTCTCTCACCCATTCCACAGACCTTGCAACCCAGATCTTCATCGTCTTCATCCTAATCATTCATAAGGCtgattgttaaaaaaaatcatttataaAACTGGTGCAATTTCAATTCAACCACACGTAAACTGATGTAGAATGAGATTTGATGCTATAATATGTCAAAAATATATCGTTTTAATTATTagatttgagttttgattttatttagaataatattattttcattttaggaTTCTTCTATCTAGggttatttgtttattttctaatttgaattcttaagattttgtattcaattagatttttgattttgtttaggttttgATGCCTATATAAACATTGATCATTCTATGTATTAGGATGATTTTTCATATCACTAAAAACTTTTTTATCAGAGAAGTTTCTCTATTATTTTTTTACGACTTTATCGTAATGGTTAGTGGATTATAATCTATCTCACATAACTTTTGACGCTTGACAGAGCCCTATACTATCGTGTCCACGCTTCCCACATCATAAACTTATCCCAACAACCCAAAGTATTGTATGGGTTGCGATCGAGTTAGTTGTTAGAGTGACTACCAACTCGAAGCTTGTGCTTTTCCCAGCTCTGTATGCAGAGATTTCAATCATCTTTTTGGCTCATCATAATTACATATGTAATAATCCGTTGTTTCTAGTTtaccataaaaaaaaaggtttcttATCAGAATAACACCAAACTCATATTCATCAAAAATATTCAATCCCCATCAAGGCATCAAACAGATAGGTTAGCCCACCGGGAGCAATTATTTAAGACCACTACGTATATCTTgcaatgttttcatttttcaccTTATATCGTAAGGACCGCGTATGAAGGTGCTTAAAAAAGGATTTGAAAATTAATAGCGGTAAAAAAATAGTCGACTTTGCTTGGAACTGCTGTACGTGCTAGCTATCAATATCCGTAGCTACCTGATAGCCCATGTTCCTCTGTATATGCAAACCAGTAAACTATATTTGAAGTAAGGTTTCGATTTTATTACTTCCATCTATCCATCAAGCAAATTAGCAATGAATTAAGCGTTTGCAAGAATGAGTGAAGTGTGCAATTTGTTCTAGTGGCAACTCCCAAGTACTCCGGCATAAtgctattttttttgtaaatgaaAGTTATGAATTCAACTTAACGTACAAAAAAGTTTTCAACTTGTTGTATACTGACCAGGATCATcaggctagctagctagcccAAGCCATATGCGTTTAGGTGAAGGGATCAATATCAAGCAAAAGTTAGCACTCGTTATATATATGGACCTAATAACCTTATCCTCATACCATGATTCTGTAAAATCGAGAACTGGACAAAAGACATCATAAACTACCTTGTAGTAAAATACATCGGTTCAGATAAATCTCAACAACTAACTGTTGCAATATGTAAATTAACTCGAGTTAACTACTTACTTCAACACCAATTTCAAGTAGAGCCATCAAGGGCAGGCAAACATTCAAGTATAATCTCAGCTGCCTGTTCCAACTCTGGCTTAGAGATGATCAATGGTGGCACAAGCCTGATGACATTTCCTTTTCCGGCTGTTATAATTAGCAAACCAGAATTCCGACAAGCATCCACAAGCGGTGAAGCAGATACGTCCAGCTCTAACCCAACAATGAGCCCCAAACCACGTACTTCTCTAAAATGCGGATTTTTGCCGAGCTTCTTTGTCAGCACTTCTTTGAAGTACTGACCTTTGTCCGAGACGCTTCTGAGAAAGCCAGGCTTGGAAATTTTGTCCAAGACGGCAAGGGCGGCATTGCATATGAGGGGTCCCCCTGCAAAAGTGCTTCCATGCTCTCCATACTTTATTGAAGCAGCAACCTTCTCAGTCACTAATACAGCTCCTATGGGAAGTCCTCCTGCTAGAGGCTTGGCCAGGGTCATTATATCTGGGAATATACCATAAGCTTCATGCGCCCAGAGATAACCAGTTCGACCCAAACCACATTGAACCTAGGttcaaacaagaaaaataCAATTTGTCAAAGCTTAACAGATGAATatcacaatatatacatattgcaGATACTATTCTATATGTAGTTATGCACGGAAATAATTCTCTCTGCCATGCAAAAGATTTACAAATTCCAGTGTTCATATTTTCACCTTGGTTAGACAATTCCACAATCGACCAAGTAAAACTAGATGATCATACGAGCAAGTTACTCACTTGCTCATAAACTCATTTAGTTTATGCAAACTTGAACAGGGCAATCATAAGAAATAACTCGAGGAGGCAGAAAGGCAGAAATAAAACTTCATACATATGATATTGGTTCCTTCAAAGCCATAGTTTTTTTCCATATGAATCTTGAGATTTCATAAAACAAACCACCTAGCTTAATAAATCAAGACTTTCCTTAAAGACACCAATTATTTCTTTCTTATGAGAAGAAAAAGTTCATGCAATGAAGACAAATTTGACCGAAAGAATTAGAGTGTAGACAGACAAATGTTTTTCTGAAAGAGTTCTTTACCTCATCAAAGACGAGAAGAGACCCCGAATCATCACAAGCACCACGCAAGGCTTGCAAAAATTCTTTAGTTGCACTATTTATCCCACCTTCACCCTGGATAGGTTCAACAAACACAGCAGCTATTTTTCCAGAGCTAATAAGCTTTCTGGCAGCTTGTACATCTCCATACTCTAAGAAAGTGACTCCAGGCATGAGAGGCTCAAATGGTGTTCGATAATGCTCCTTACTCGTCAAAGAGACAGACCCCATCGTCCTCCCATGAAAGCTGTTAGTGAAAGAAATGAATTCTGTTGCAGGCGTTTTCTTCTCAGGGTATGAAAATCTTTGGAACTTCCTGGAAAATTTGATGGCAGCTTCATTCGCTTCAGTTCCAGAGTTTGAGAAAAAGACACGATCAGCAAAGGAGCTCGCCACCAGCCGTTTTGCCAACTCCACCTGCAGCAACAACCTTCATTGTTCTGAGCCATTTTTTGGACACAAAATAAATTGTAATAATAACATTCAATGTATAGATGTGATGAGACATATGTGGTTCAGCAATTAGCATTTAGcatcaccatatttcactatatcCCAATATGTTCTTCACTCACAGCAGAGCCATTTTAAGCACAAACTTGTGACAAACATAGACAGACCACAAAAATTGTAAAGAATTTTACTGCTAAATATACATCTCTGCCAAAATTTTCACCAGTGATGCACCATGCCTGCAGGCATGAGATTTGTGCAGCACTGAACTGGTCAATAAGTTAACAATCACCCAAACCATTACTCATTAATCACCAACACTATTCACTACTTCTTAGTAACAAACTAACATAAGAAGAACATGAAGGGCATACTAACATATTACAATAACAAGTGTGTCTAGATTAAATCAgtgaaaatcaaagaaattaGAATGGGAGGAAGAAGCTATAACCTGAGGGATGGAATAGTAGATATTGCTAACATGAGTGAGAACATGGGCTTGTTCTGTAACGGCCCGTATCCAATCCGGATCACCATGTCCAAGAGCATTAACAGCAATCCCGGACATCATGTCTAAATACTCTCGCCCTTCAGGATCGTACAATTTACACCCTTTGCCACTCGCGATCACCACCGGTGGTCTTTTGTATGTCCCTACCATAACCTTCTTCTCCGCCTCCATCACCTCCTGACTCCTCCCCGCCGTCGGCGGCGGCGGCTTCCTTTGAACGAGTGCGCGCACGTCCACTTTAAGGCACGCACGTGGAGGCGCCCTTCTAGTCCACGCGCGGGCGCTTCGTTTTCCCGCGAACATTATGGGGTTTAGGAGCTGGAGAGAAGCCATCATACTGATCATAgtgtttgtgtttcttgttAGAGATTTGGGTAATATGGGAAGGTTATGATCGAGGAAATGATGATTTGTGAGTGAGGAACGAAATTTGATTTGATGTGTTTGGATGTGGGAGAAGAACGAGGTCGAATATGGGAGCCTAGGGTTTAAGCAGTTGAGAACTTTGATCAAGTCTGAAGTTGCAAGCATCTGTATCATGAAATTTGAGTTGGGATGAAAATCATGAAATGATGCAAAGAGAGAATGGAAATGGGATAGTGGGATTGAGATTAGATTAAACAACTGAAAAGAACGAGTCGCATTCGGGTTACGTACCTAAGTGTCAGTGTCATGGTTGAGTTCTTTCATACGTGTACGTTTCCAAGAACAATTCCTTGAACCAAAAATATCTCTTATAAACGAGCAATGAATGGCACAGTTTAACCAGAAAACTCCCCTCATGAAATTAATTTGTATCGAAAAGAAAAActcataaaattaataaaacccAACTCATGACTTTCATTCAATAGTGGGATTCTTTCGTCTTCATGATTTTCTTACATTTTAGGGTGTGTTGTTTAGTCTGCAATGTTTTCGCTTCCCTGATAACATCAGGAGACCACAACTGGGTTTCCGTCGTCTTCACCTTGTGATTTGGTTACATTTTGGGGTGTCCTGTTTAACCCTTGCAATGTGATGAAGAACTAAGTACGACACTCAGATGGGTAATTGTTTCTTAGCCCTCTTTAGGGTGAGCTATTTTTATATGCAAGCTCTATATCTTTTAATGCATCGACACCCTCCTTTgtcaaggaaaaaaaatatactcATGCTTTTAAATTGCCAAAATGAAATGTGCAGAACTAATGACAAGCTGTTTGTATTGCCTGCCTCTTGTATGGTGCGCAGTAGCTACTTTTACTAGTAGGCAGCCTCTACTATATCATCACCAAGTATGCAGGGCCAAGACAAGCCTAAGTCTCAAACTAAAAATTCTACAACTCATAAAGCAGTTATCCATGACAGCAGATGAATCATGAACaccttatttatttaaataaatCATGAGGTTTAATTACAAACAACCATACCATTACATTCACCAACACAACTCTTCACACATTAAGCAGTTTATAATAATTACAGCTAGAGGAATACTGAATGCTGCATAAACCAAATATGCTTCGATAGTATTTACCTGGCTCCAGCAGCTAGTTCAGTACATCCATGATAGGTCTtgtctgaaagaaacagatcTTGCAGCCCCAAATACTCCTCTTTCAGAAACTTGGTGGCAATCTTCGACAGCCAATGTTTCCAGTTTGTCTGAACCAACTAGTGGCCTTAAGCCTTCATCAGAAACTCCCAAACATTTGATTAAACGCAAAACAGATAATCGAGGAAATTGGACTGCGAGTTGCAGCCCTTCGTCACTTATCTCTTGGCACCTGACAAGCTCCAATGTTTCAAGATGCTGAGCAAAGCAAAGGGCTTCCATCCCATTATCGTTGAAGGAGTACACTTGGTCAAAAGCAAGTTCCCGCACGGGGCACTTCTGGATCAGAGTAATAATTCCATGTAACGTAAATGAGGAAAATGATGGGAATTCTCCATCAGAGTAACATATCCTGACGGACTCAAGCATTGAACAGTTACTAGACAAAGCATTTAGGCATTCATCGGTTAATCTCAAAGGGTTATTCATCAGAAGAGGAAGTGAAATCTGATGGGACTCGGAGGTAAATGGAGCGAAGTTTACTTGAATTTTGGGCTAGGCCTATTATGTCACAGTCCCGTATTCCAACACACATGTCCAAGTGAATCTTCTCCAATTTTTTGCACTTCCCCATCACACAAGCAAGCCCCCTCCCTGGGCTGATTATGCAATTTATCAAGCTAAGTTCCACCATATTCTCACAAGGAACCCACTGCTTTTGCCATCGGTCAACAGCTAGACGATCATAAACTTTCATATATCTGTAGTTAGAATCCACCTCAAATTGCAAGCGTTTTAGGTTTTTCCAACTAGCACCTAGTTTGATCAAATCGCCCTCCCCAATAGCTCTACAATTCTTGATTGTGAGATCTTCAAGTGTTTCAAGCCTGCCAAGATACTCAAGCCACTCGACGCTGCTAACATTTAGACATCGGATGAGGTGTAGAACAGTAAGACTTTTGCAGCCAACAACAAGAGATAAAATGCCACAGCCAGTTATTCTTGGGGTGAAATTCAACTTCAAAGATGAAAGCTTTGAGCAAGAAGACAAGTACCCAAGGCCGACATCAGTGATGAATGTGCAGTAGCTTAAGGATAGATCAATCATATAAGGACAGTAAATTGAAACAATTAGAAGCCCTTGATCATCCAACTGCTTTCCTAGTTTGGACATCCAACCAGCATAAGTTATCTCTACCTTTGTCAAGTTGAGAAACCTACTGCAGAGCGAAGTCAAAGCTTCATTCGCGGGGTCTAATCCACAACCAACTCTAAGAGATTTTCTCTGTTCATTATCCAATCCGTGCAGGCGTTTACATGTTAAAGAGACAGAGTTTCTATCCGTGGTTTTCTTGATCCTGCTCAAGATCTCCCAAACTAAGTGATCAGGTAAATAATCCATCAAAATCTTTAATTATGCATTATCAAAACCAACCTGGATCAGAAGAACAACCAGAATCGAAAACCTTAGTGGCTTAGTCCAATATGAAGTAAAAGTAAAATCCATTCAAAAACATCAGCAACAGAAAGCTAGATAATGCCGAGAAGACGATATGAAGTTGCTCATCCAAAACACCCTGATTATCAATCACCGAGCACCGATGAACATGAAACTaatgattttattgagataAATCCCAACACAAAGAAAAACTATTCTCCATGAGATATGGCAGGCATCTAGCAAAGATTGAAGAATCACATACAACCAAGAAATGGATAATCACCCTAATGACATTCAAATAAGTCACGTCCTATAATTCACGTAAAGCATATATACACAAACAATTTCACTTTAACTTCCAAATTCCACTACTTGATTCAACCACAACCAGCAAATTGGACAATTATCAATTCCAACAACACACACAATCTCCACAAACTAAGAGGATACGTATCGAATTCGTGAACATACCAATTAAATGAGTTTCCGACCCAGAAAAGCGAAGTTAATTGAAACAACATAGGTCAACCTGGGATGAGGCACTGAAGAAAATAGATGCAACAGAGAGAATCTGAAATGGTGTTTAACCTGGTAAGAGAAGGGTGGCGAGGGATGAGATGTCCAGATATGAAAACATAAGATATCTGGAGATTGAGGAAGATTGATTCATCGAAATTCAATTATTGGGTGTATCTGTTTGGGAGtgttcaaaacttcaaatcCCCTCTAGTCTCTGCCACGACAACAACAATAACGTGGGTATCCAATAAGCGCCTTGTATGACGTCATTGTACTATTTTTCCTGTAATTGTGACGTCAGGCCTTCTATGAGTGAGCACATAGAAGCATTACAACTCTCCATCACCATCGCCGTTTTTTATTCACGGAATACAAAGAGAGTTCAATTCCTCCCGCGAAACTTAAAATCGGTCATCATGTCACCGAGCTCGAGCACAGCACGCCCCGCCGCCGGTCGAGTCCTTCCGATCACCGCCTTCGATAACTCCCGGCGAGCCCAGCGACTTCTCATACTCCTCGTCCTCCATCTCAAACATCACGCAGGCCTTTCCTTTCTCTTCTGGAAACCCTAGAATTGAAGACACCCGCGGCATCATGCTCCTCTACCGCGACGACGACGCCACCGTCTCCTTCTCCACCCTCCAATCTTCCGGTAACCTCAATTTGCCTCCTCTATTTTCATTTCGTTTGTCTTCTAACTAGTCTGAGTAATTGATATGAGTATTAGAGAAGCTCCTAATCTATTAGAGAAGGTATTATATTGTTCATGATTGTGTTGAATTCTTGATTGCTAGGTTGTTCTTTAGTTTTGTTATTATTGTTTGTGTAATCATAAATGCACAAAGATGTGGTCAAGTGCACAATGAAAGAGGATGTAGATTGATGTAGATACTGGATTTGTGTGTAGGTTGAAAGGAAGCCGCTAGTTTGCGTGCTCGGAGTGCCGAATCACATGACATGTGCCGACTTCTGTAGGTTCTGTGGCTCTTCATTCAGCATATATTGGAGATGTGGATCGTCAGGTTGGACTTCGGAGAGTTTTGGCTGTGAATTTACTTTTGTTGTGTTGTGATTTTAATTTCATGTTTGTGTTGGAGGACGGATGGGATGGAGGATCGTTATAGCGTTTTGAATAGGTTTGATAGTCAGGACTCCACTGGTCAATTTTAAAAGCACTTCAATCGCAGCCGGTTCTCATCACTAGAGGTCAGATGCACCTATCTGTTGGACAAATTTCTGTTTTCATCAGCCAATATAACGTCTTCAATTAATGTAGGTGGAGGTCTGTAGGATACTTTTCACGGTAGATGTTCAGTACACTGGTTCAATAGAACATGCACAGGAAAACCCCTGTAGCTCAACCGAGCAGCAGGAAAACCCCTGTAGCTCAACActgtttatttattatatatatgtatagtgCCATGTTAAAAGTTATGCCACGAAATAAATTggacattttttttccttcctcCCTAGCATAGCAATGCCACTTGCTTGTTAGTAGTAGGCTCGGTACAGTGAGATCAAAGAACATTTGTTTCGTAGTCCATAGATGATAAGTTGGTAGTCTTGCCACTATCATCTTGTTGCGTTATGAATATGTAGTCTGATAAGGAACTCTAGGAGGAGATTATGTCCCCTAAAGTTTCAGCCAGTGTGTGCAACCATCGTTCTGGCACCATTATAAAAGTCTTGTGCTGTTAAGTTTAAGCATTATGTCTGGTTCATGGAAATGGACAGATGAAATTGATGGTTGTTACTTTTCTGATTGTCCTCCATGATATCTGGAACACACGGCTAGGTTAGTAGGTTCTTTGAAAGGACTGTAATTGTTGGAAGTTGAGTTTATCAAGATTCTGGAGAAGTATCCAGCACATGTGGTGCTATGCACGCCaattttttcttattcttggagaaaatttcattattttcctTCGAAAGATATTTAATATCATATTTTCCCCTTCACATCATTAGTAGGTATGTGGGATATGCTAATGTGGAAATTCTTGTCTTCCCAGAAAAGTTAAAAGCCCAAAAGTAATACGCATAAAAAAACTCTCATATGCTACGAGAGTTTTAAATTTTGCTCTTTATTTTGAACTGTTTCACTTTCCATTGAAGTATACATAATATTGATGTTGTTACTCATGATTAGTAAAAGGAGCAGATCTACAAATTCGTAGAATTAATTTTAGTGTATACATTGAAGTTCTGGATGCTGAAGAGGTGGACTACCTACATTATCAGTTCATATCGGGTCACACCATTGTTACGATGCAGTCTGTAGTTTGGCTGCAGTTTCTATCACAAACTGTTTTTGCATTCTCTCACTAGCTTCAGCTCAGTCAAGTTTATAGAGTTGTGAATTGACTTTGAAAGTTGATGCTGCATAAATATTAACTTGGCTACCATATTTTATGTTAGGTATGTCGATATTGTCAGCAGCAGCCTGAACAGTCTTACTGCTTCATTTGTCAAACTTCTGAAAATCTTTGGATGTGTATAATCTGTGGCTTTGTTGGTTGTGGGAGGTAAGATTTTActgtaaaaattatttttgttaatCATGTAGAACCTCTCTCTCTGATAATGCTGTTCCATAATCCTGACAATGCTGGTGTAGGTATAAAGAAGGCCATGCCATAAGACATTGGAAAGATTCAACATTGCTATTCCCTTGAAGTGGAAACACAGCGTGTGTGGGATTACGCAGGAGACAATTATGTTCACCGCCTAATTCAATCTAAATCTGATGGAAAAGTGGTTGAATTAAATTCACACTGTCGGAATGCGAATGATTCAAAAGAAGTGCGAGTGTGTAGATTCTGGATTCAGTGGGGCTCTTTTGAACAGTAGAGTAGATGCTGTAATGATTTTATACTTTATGTCCATTGTTACCTGTATCATTATTTTTAGTAGGTCTGCATTTTCACATCTTTTATCTCATTATTTGCAGATTGTAAACGAGTACAGCGAATTGCTTGCTACTCAACTTGAGAACCAAAAACTGGTAATCATGCTTCCTGGTTTctctttaaatttttttagtttcACAGTGCATTGTAATAGTTAGTAGATGCTGCgggtttaattttaaaattgtgtatcacTAGATTGATTGCCCACATTCTGATTTCAGTATTTTGAATCGTTACTTCAAGAAGTTAAACAAGAAACTGAGAAAGAAATTTCTAAAGGTGTAGAAAAAGCTGTGCCAGTGAAGAAAATGCAAGACAAGCTGGACAAATGTGTAAATAAAGAGATTTCTGGATGATGTAAGTGCTGACTCTTGTGCTTGTGATTGGGATTTTCAATGTTGCATGTATCACATAGCACCTATCCAGCTTCCGCTTGCACCATCGAGTAActgtttttaactttttgtGCTTCTCCATGTAGCTTGATGATAACCTTAAGAAGAACCGGGACGTTTGGAAAGCAAAGATACTTGAAGTTGAAGAGAGGTATTAGTTCTCCCTCTTATTTGATCTTAGTTTATTCTTTTAAGATGTGGTCCAAAACTTGTCCGTTAATGTATCAGGTTATCAATTCTGGCTTTGAAATGTCTTTAGCTGTTTTGCCTAGTTAATGGTTTGTTATTGTTATTGCCTAACTGgacatatatttgtatttacagAGAGAGAAAGGCTTTGAAACTAAAGGAAGATAAAATAAGCAACTTAGAGGAGCAGATAATTTATGTTTCTGATttaaactttttctttttatattgACTAAAACAAAAGGGATTTTTAATGTAGACAAGTTTGTGAGGTCAAGCTTTGGTCTGTGGTTAGTATGATACTCACCTCAGGTTAAGTTTTATGCTAGCATGATTTACGTTGTTAAATTTGCACCTTTATGCAGCTTAGAAATCTAATGCTGTACCTCGATACAGGGAATACTGTAGTCCttaaatgaaacaaaagatGGTATGGTCTTGCCGGTATCGATCAACTGGTCCCAGCCATCAAACATCAAATGATACGAAGTATGCCACTATCCATACTCAGATGGAAGAAAACCGAGTTTGAAGGATGCAACATTGCTCTTGTACCATGTTTTTATGGTAAGGGCCGCTGATGGGATTTGCTCATATTCAGCTCGGTATGCATACAGTAACATTTGAAAGCTATGGGGTTGGTTTATGGACACACAAGGATACTGAATAGGGGACCTTAATGGCTGATGTGTGGTTATTTGGATATTGTACAGATACACCATACACCCGAGCTTTAGACTATCCTGTAATTTCGTTACAATTTGGTAAAATAACCTTTATAAAATTGGTGCAACTCATACCTTTGATACCTTTTGGTAAACTATCTCATGGTTGGTTTGTCTCTGATGCCCTTTGTTTCACGGGAATGAGGCGTGGTAATGGGAAGTGTTACAGTTCTTACATCTGACTAGTGCAAGgtaaagaaattgaggaatagatgaaaaacatataattttgttttttttttctgataaaCATTAAACACCGGTGGAATCTGGATTTCAGTACACTCATGAGTGATGACCATGAAATAGTAGTAAGATAGTAAACAATGTGACAATATGCAAATTCGGTAGGTATTTTTCCGGTTATACTTTTTCCTTAAATTTACTTGGAGTTTCAGTTATACTTAATGATCAACCTCAGTTTGTTAGATGCTTGCACTGAagtttttcgtttcaaaatTCAATACTGGATAAT contains:
- the LOC126801188 gene encoding acetylornithine aminotransferase, mitochondrial-like, translating into MIQMLATSDLIKVLNCLNPRLPYSTSFFSHIQTHQIKFRSSLTNHHFLDHNLPILPKSLTRNTNTMISMMASLQLLNPIMFAGKRSARAWTRRAPPRACLKVDVRALVQRKPPPPTAGRSQEVMEAEKKVMVGTYKRPPVVIASGKGCKLYDPEGREYLDMMSGIAVNALGHGDPDWIRAVTEQAHVLTHVSNIYYSIPQVELAKRLVASSFADRVFFSNSGTEANEAAIKFSRKFQRFSYPEKKTPATEFISFTNSFHGRTMGSVSLTSKEHYRTPFEPLMPGVTFLEYGDVQAARKLISSGKIAAVFVEPIQGEGGINSATKEFLQALRGACDDSGSLLVFDEVQCGLGRTGYLWAHEAYGIFPDIMTLAKPLAGGLPIGAVLVTEKVAASIKYGEHGSTFAGGPLICNAALAVLDKISKPGFLRSVSDKGQYFKEVLTKKLGKNPHFREVRGLGLIVGLELDVSASPLVDACRNSGLLIITAGKGNVIRLVPPLIISKPELEQAAEIILECLPALDGST
- the LOC126801190 gene encoding LOW QUALITY PROTEIN: F-box/LRR-repeat protein 14 (The sequence of the model RefSeq protein was modified relative to this genomic sequence to represent the inferred CDS: inserted 2 bases in 1 codon); its protein translation is MDYLPDHLVWEILSRIKKTTDRNSVSLTCKRLHGLDNEQRKSLRVGCGLDPANEALTSLCSRFLNLTKVEITYAGWMSKLGKQLDDQGLLIVSIYCPYMIDLSLSYCTFITDVGLGYLSSCSKLSSLKLNFTPRITGCGILSLVVGCKSLTVLHLIRCLNVSSVEWLEYLGRLETLEDLTIKNCRAIGEGDLIKLGASWKNLKRLQFEVDSNYRYMKVYDRLAVDRWQKQWVPCENMVELSLINCIISPGRGLACVMGKCKKLEKIHLDMCVGIRDCDIIGLAQNSSKLRSIYLRVPSDFTXPLLMNNPLRLTDECLNALSSNCSMLESVRICYSDGEFPSFSSFTLHGIITLIQKCPVRELAFDQVYSFNDNGMEALCFAQHLETLELVRCQEISDEGLQLAVQFPRLSVLRLIKCLGVSDEGLRPLVGSDKLETLAVEDCHQVSERGVFGAARSVSFRQDLSWMY